One genomic segment of Centroberyx gerrardi isolate f3 chromosome 4, fCenGer3.hap1.cur.20231027, whole genome shotgun sequence includes these proteins:
- the vps4a gene encoding vacuolar protein sorting-associated protein 4A, translating to MTTSTLQKAIDLVTKATEEDKAKNYEEALRLYQHAVEYFLHAIKYEAHSDKAKESIRGKCMQYLDRAEKLKDYLKNKDKQGKKPVKEAQSNDKSDSDSEGENPEKKKLQEQLMGAIVMEKPNVRWNDVAGLEGAKEALKEAVILPIKFPHLFTGKRTPWRGILLFGPPGTGKSYLAKAVATEANNSTFFSVSSSDLMSKWLGESEKLVKNLFDLARQHKPSIIFIDEVDSLCGSRNENESEAARRIKTEFLVQMQGVGNNNDGILVLGATNIPWVLDAAIRRRFEKRIYIPLPEEPARSQMFRLHLGNTPHSLSEADLRQLARKTDGYSGADISIIVRDALMQPVRKVQSATHFKKVRGPSRSNNQVMVDDLLTPCSPGDPAAIEMTWMDVPSDKLLEPIVCMSDMLRSLSTTRPTVNTEDLLKVKKFTEDFGMEG from the exons ATGACAACGTCAACATTACAG AAAGCGATTGATCTTGTGACCAAAGCCACAGAGGAGGACAAGGCAAAGAACTATGAGGAGGCCTTGCGCCTGTACCAGCATGCTGTGGAGTACTTCCTACATGCTATCAAAT ATGAGGCCCACAGTGACAAGGCGAAGGAGAGCATACGAGGAAAGTGCATGCAGTATCTGGACAGAGCGGAGAAACTCAAGGACTACCTGaagaacaaagacaaacaggGCAAGAAACCTGTCAAGGAGGCACAGAGCAATGACAA GAGTGACAGCGACAGCGAGGGTGAAAacccagagaagaagaaactgcAGGAGCAACTTATGG GTGCCATTGTAATGGAGAAGCCCAACGTCAGGTGGAACGATGTGGCTGGACTGGAGGGAGCCAAGGAGGCCCTGAAGGAAGCCGTCATCCTGCCCATCAAATTCCCTCACCTCTTTACAG GCAAGCGGACTCCGTGGAGAGGCATCCTGCTGTTCGGCCCTCCGGGGACGGGGAAGTCTTACCTGGCCAAGGCCGTGGCCACCGAGGCCAACAACTCCACCTTcttctccgtctcctcctctgacCTCATGTCCAAATGGctgggagagagcgagaa GCTGGTGAAGAACCTGTTCGACCTGGCCCGCCAGCACAAGCCCTCCATCATCTTCATCGACGAGGTGGACTCGCTGTGCGGCTCCAGGAACGAGAACGAGAGCGAGGCCGCCCGCCGCATCAAGACTGAGTTCCTGGTGCAGATGCAGG GTGTGGGAAACAACAACGACGGCATCCTGGTGCTGGGAGCCACCAACATCCCCTGGGTCCTAGATGCCGCCATCCGcagaag GTTCGAGAAGCGCATCTACATCCCCCTGCCGGAGGAGCCGGCCCGGTCCCAGATGTTCCGGCTCCACCTGGGCAACACGCCGCACAGCCTGAGCGAGGCCGACCTGCGGCAGCTCGCCCGCAAGACCGACGGCTACTCTGGCGCCGACATCAGCATCATCGTGCGGGACGCCCTCATGCAGCCCGTCAGGAAGGTCCAGTCGGCCACGCACTTCAAAAAG GTTCGCGGTCCGTCCCGTAGCAACAACCAGGTGATGGTGGACGACCTCCTGACCCCTTGTTCCCCTGGCGACCCCGCCGCCATAGAGATGACCTGGATGGATGTGCCTAGTGACAAGCTGCTGGAGCCCATAGTCTGCAtg tCGGACATGCTGCGCTCCCTGTCCACCACCCGTCCCACGGTCAACACCGAAGACCTGCTGAAGGTCAAGAAGTTCACAGAGGACTTTGGGATGGAGGGCTGA